In Streptomyces asoensis, a single genomic region encodes these proteins:
- a CDS encoding MFS transporter has translation MSHAQPRSAAAEEAPTARRSGPVVAVLAFGGIVVSLMQTLVIPIVPELPRLLDAPASDAAWAVTATLLAAAVATPVMGRLGDMYGKRRMLLVSLLTLIAGSVTAALGDGLAPMIVGRALQGLAAGVVPLGISIMRDELPAERLGSATALMSASLGIGGALGLPAAALIADHFDWHMLFWTSAVLGAVAAVLVPLAVPESKVRGGGRFDVVGALGMAAGLVCLLLGISKGADWGWGSGTTLGLLAAAVVVLLLWGVFELRVAQPLVDLRSTARRQVLMTDLASLAFGFSMFAMSLVLPQLLQLPRATGYGLGRSLLTAGLVMAPTGLVMMATAPLSALLSRARGPRTTLMTGALVVAAGYGLGTVLMDTVWQLVLVSCVIGAGIGLAYGAVPALVMGAVDPSGTAAANSLNTLMRSIGTSTASAVAGVVLARTTTPFGGAELPSENGFKVVMAVGSAAALLALAVAAFIPRRRTDDPAEPSGAPVVPGSPEPASAAAVPAAPALGAPDSAAAVERAVGAAVAVPLARAVAELVATVPGLSDDDPGGAGRPVRGHVRGAENVPVPDAALTLISPTGRQLSRTVAGPDGSYAMHAPGEGTYVLVVAADGHRPQATTLVVGATPVTYDVLLSADSGLAGTVRSAQDGAPVAGAVVILTDVRGDVVATTRTDGTGDFSVTELVPGPMTLAVNSPKHRPLARPVEIRGTGVTRVDVELRPGALVRGTVRGGGAPLGDARVTLVDAAGNVVATATTGVDGTYAFPDLDGGRYTVIATGYPPRASGVSLDGADVDGHDIELVHAAR, from the coding sequence ATGTCTCATGCGCAACCCAGGTCCGCGGCGGCGGAGGAGGCGCCCACCGCACGGCGGTCCGGCCCCGTCGTGGCGGTGCTGGCCTTCGGCGGGATCGTCGTCTCGCTGATGCAGACCCTGGTGATCCCGATCGTCCCCGAGCTGCCGCGGCTGCTGGACGCCCCGGCCTCGGACGCGGCCTGGGCGGTCACCGCGACCCTCCTCGCCGCCGCCGTCGCCACCCCGGTCATGGGCCGCCTCGGCGACATGTACGGCAAGCGCCGCATGCTGCTGGTCAGTCTGCTCACCCTGATCGCCGGGTCGGTCACGGCCGCGCTCGGCGACGGACTGGCCCCGATGATCGTCGGCCGGGCCCTCCAGGGACTGGCGGCCGGGGTCGTCCCGCTCGGCATCAGCATCATGCGCGACGAACTCCCCGCGGAGCGGCTCGGATCGGCCACTGCCCTCATGAGCGCCTCCCTCGGCATCGGCGGTGCCCTCGGGCTGCCCGCGGCCGCGCTCATCGCCGACCACTTCGACTGGCACATGCTCTTCTGGACCTCGGCCGTCCTCGGCGCCGTGGCCGCCGTGCTCGTCCCGCTGGCCGTACCCGAGTCGAAGGTGCGCGGCGGCGGGCGCTTCGACGTGGTCGGCGCCCTCGGTATGGCGGCCGGCCTGGTGTGTCTGCTGCTCGGGATCTCCAAGGGCGCCGACTGGGGGTGGGGGAGCGGCACCACCCTCGGCCTCCTCGCCGCGGCGGTCGTCGTGCTGCTGCTGTGGGGCGTGTTCGAACTGCGCGTCGCACAACCCCTGGTGGACCTGCGGAGCACCGCTCGCCGTCAGGTGCTGATGACCGACCTCGCCTCGCTGGCCTTCGGATTCTCCATGTTCGCGATGTCCCTGGTCCTGCCCCAGTTGCTCCAGCTGCCTCGGGCGACGGGCTACGGCCTGGGCAGGTCGCTGCTGACCGCGGGTCTGGTGATGGCTCCCACCGGCCTGGTGATGATGGCCACCGCCCCGCTCTCCGCGCTGCTCTCCAGGGCGCGGGGCCCGAGGACGACCCTGATGACCGGCGCCCTCGTCGTCGCCGCCGGGTACGGCCTCGGCACCGTGCTGATGGACACGGTGTGGCAGCTCGTCCTGGTCTCCTGCGTGATCGGCGCGGGCATCGGCCTCGCCTACGGGGCCGTGCCCGCGCTCGTCATGGGCGCGGTGGACCCCTCCGGGACGGCCGCCGCCAACAGCCTCAACACCTTGATGCGGTCCATCGGCACCTCCACGGCAAGCGCGGTCGCCGGCGTCGTCCTGGCCCGGACGACCACACCGTTCGGCGGTGCGGAGCTGCCCTCGGAGAACGGCTTCAAGGTGGTCATGGCCGTCGGTTCCGCGGCGGCCCTGCTGGCCCTCGCCGTCGCCGCGTTCATCCCGCGCCGCCGCACGGACGACCCGGCCGAGCCGTCCGGCGCGCCCGTGGTCCCGGGATCACCGGAACCCGCTTCCGCGGCCGCCGTTCCCGCGGCCCCCGCTCTCGGGGCCCCCGATTCCGCCGCGGCGGTCGAGCGGGCCGTCGGTGCCGCGGTCGCCGTGCCGCTGGCCCGCGCGGTCGCGGAACTCGTCGCCACGGTCCCGGGCCTGAGCGACGACGACCCGGGCGGCGCCGGGCGCCCGGTACGCGGACACGTGCGGGGCGCGGAGAACGTCCCGGTGCCCGACGCCGCCCTCACGCTGATCTCGCCGACCGGGCGGCAGCTCAGCCGGACGGTGGCCGGGCCCGACGGCTCGTACGCGATGCACGCGCCGGGCGAGGGCACCTACGTGCTCGTGGTCGCGGCCGACGGACACCGGCCGCAGGCGACGACCCTCGTGGTCGGGGCGACGCCGGTGACGTACGACGTGCTGCTCAGCGCGGACAGCGGCCTCGCCGGGACCGTGCGGTCCGCGCAGGACGGGGCGCCGGTCGCCGGGGCGGTGGTGATCCTCACGGACGTGCGCGGCGACGTGGTGGCCACCACGCGCACCGACGGGACCGGCGACTTCTCCGTCACCGAACTGGTGCCGGGGCCGATGACCCTCGCGGTGAACTCGCCCAAGCACCGCCCGCTCGCACGGCCAGTGGAGATCCGCGGCACCGGTGTCACCCGCGTCGACGTCGAGCTGCGGCCCGGCGCGCTGGTGCGGGGCACGGTGCGCGGCGGGGGCGCTCCGCTGGGCGACGCCCGGGTGACCCTGGTGGACGCCGCCGGGAACGTCGTGGCGACCGCCACCACCGGCGTCGACGGCACGTACGCCTTCCCCGACCTGGACGGCGGCCGGTACACGGTCATCGCGACCGGCTACCCGCCGCGCGCGAGCGGCGTCAGCCTCGACGGCGCGGACGTGGACGGCCACGACATCGAACTCGTCCACGCGGCGCGGTAG
- a CDS encoding MarR family winged helix-turn-helix transcriptional regulator has protein sequence MAAAGTDGTQAEQALVEQWRGMLALHARTQCELDRALHGHGLCGSDFEVLDVLAESAAPDGSCSYRVQEIAERVHLSQSALSRLVARLEKEGLVERGMCAEDRRGVRVALTGKGRALHVDVLPVQRAVLSRMLTD, from the coding sequence ATGGCGGCTGCGGGAACGGACGGGACACAGGCCGAGCAGGCGCTCGTGGAGCAGTGGCGGGGCATGCTGGCCCTGCACGCGAGGACCCAGTGCGAGCTCGACCGGGCACTGCACGGACACGGCCTGTGCGGCAGCGACTTCGAGGTGCTCGACGTCCTCGCGGAGTCGGCGGCGCCGGACGGCTCGTGCAGCTACCGCGTCCAGGAGATCGCCGAGCGGGTCCACCTCAGCCAGAGCGCGTTGTCACGGCTCGTCGCCCGCCTGGAGAAGGAGGGGCTCGTCGAGCGGGGCATGTGCGCGGAGGACCGCAGGGGCGTCCGTGTCGCCCTGACCGGCAAGGGGCGCGCGCTGCACGTCGACGTACTGCCGGTGCAGCGCGCGGTGTTGAGCCGGATGCTGACGGACTGA
- a CDS encoding maleylpyruvate isomerase family mycothiol-dependent enzyme translates to METAEFLSVLDREGRALAAAAAEAGPGAKVPTCPEWQVRDLLRHTGAVHRWATSFVARAEPSFRPFGDPPDLDGDALLAWFREGHERLVATLSAAPPDLECWHFLPAPSPLAFWARRQAHETAVHRVDAESACGRSPEEAARDLDPGFAADGVDELLRGFHGRAKSRVRAEVPRVLRVRATDAAGAAWTVRLSAEPPVTERDGGGAEPDADCEVSGPAALLYLSLWNRAPFPAVTGDSATATLWREKSAVG, encoded by the coding sequence ATGGAGACTGCCGAGTTCCTCAGCGTCCTGGACCGGGAAGGCCGGGCGCTGGCCGCCGCCGCGGCGGAAGCGGGCCCCGGCGCGAAGGTGCCGACCTGCCCCGAGTGGCAGGTCAGGGACCTGCTCCGGCACACGGGCGCGGTGCACCGCTGGGCGACGTCGTTCGTGGCGCGGGCCGAGCCTTCGTTCCGTCCGTTCGGCGACCCGCCGGACCTCGACGGCGACGCGCTGCTCGCCTGGTTCCGCGAAGGGCACGAGCGTCTCGTGGCCACCCTGTCCGCCGCCCCGCCCGACCTGGAGTGCTGGCACTTCCTGCCCGCCCCCTCGCCGCTGGCCTTCTGGGCGAGGCGGCAGGCGCACGAGACGGCGGTGCACCGCGTGGACGCGGAGTCGGCATGCGGCCGTTCTCCCGAGGAGGCGGCCCGGGACCTCGACCCGGGCTTCGCGGCCGACGGTGTCGACGAGTTGCTGCGCGGGTTCCACGGGCGCGCCAAGAGCCGGGTACGCGCCGAGGTACCGAGGGTCCTGCGGGTGCGGGCGACGGATGCGGCCGGCGCCGCGTGGACCGTACGGCTCTCCGCGGAGCCGCCCGTGACGGAACGGGACGGCGGCGGGGCCGAACCGGACGCCGACTGCGAGGTGTCCGGTCCCGCGGCCCTGCTCTACTTGTCGCTGTGGAACCGGGCGCCGTTCCCCGCCGTGACCGGGGACAGCGCGACGGCGACCCTGTGGCGCGAGAAGTCCGCCGTGGGCTGA
- a CDS encoding response regulator — protein MIRVLLADDQSLVRAGFRALLDAQPDIVVAGEAADGREAVGAVRELRPDVVLMDIRMPVLDGLAATRRITDDEALSRVKVVMLTTFELDEYVFEAIRSGASGFLVKDTEPEELLRAVRAVVAGDALLSPGVTRRLIAEFAARSKEPAVADVLTRLTEREREVMALVGIGLSNEEIARRLVVSPLTAKTHVSRTMVKLGARDRAQLVVLAYESGLVRPGWLG, from the coding sequence GTGATCCGGGTGCTGCTCGCCGACGACCAGTCGCTGGTGCGGGCGGGATTCCGCGCCCTGCTGGACGCACAACCGGACATCGTCGTGGCGGGCGAGGCCGCCGACGGACGGGAAGCGGTCGGCGCGGTGCGCGAACTGCGGCCCGACGTCGTGCTGATGGACATCCGGATGCCCGTCCTCGACGGCCTGGCCGCCACCCGGCGGATCACCGACGACGAGGCGCTCTCCCGGGTCAAGGTCGTCATGCTGACCACCTTCGAACTCGACGAGTACGTCTTCGAGGCGATCCGTTCGGGGGCGTCCGGCTTCCTGGTCAAGGACACCGAGCCGGAGGAACTCCTGCGTGCGGTCAGGGCGGTGGTCGCCGGGGACGCGCTGCTGTCGCCGGGAGTGACGCGTCGGCTCATCGCGGAGTTCGCCGCCCGTTCCAAGGAACCCGCGGTGGCCGACGTGCTGACCCGGCTCACGGAGCGGGAGCGGGAGGTGATGGCGCTGGTCGGAATCGGGCTGTCCAACGAGGAGATCGCGCGCAGACTGGTGGTCAGCCCGCTCACCGCCAAGACGCACGTGAGCCGCACGATGGTGAAGCTCGGCGCCCGCGACCGGGCCCAACTGGTCGTGCTCGCCTACGAGTCGGGGCTCGTCCGGCCGGGCTGGCTGGGCTGA
- a CDS encoding DUF6332 family protein, whose translation MSGNGGRRTQAERDAITVEIGYALCSAVFAAAVLFGAVAGPALLFELPALAEKALLRTGQVLAPVVFVVRVVSVLVRLRAGAQPSQPGRTSPDS comes from the coding sequence ATGAGCGGCAACGGGGGACGGCGCACACAGGCCGAACGGGACGCGATCACCGTCGAGATCGGATACGCGCTGTGCAGCGCGGTGTTCGCGGCGGCGGTGCTGTTCGGGGCGGTCGCCGGTCCGGCGCTGCTGTTCGAACTGCCCGCTCTCGCGGAGAAGGCGCTGCTCCGGACGGGTCAGGTGCTGGCCCCCGTGGTGTTCGTGGTCCGGGTGGTCTCTGTGCTCGTCCGCCTGCGGGCCGGCGCTCAGCCCAGCCAGCCCGGCCGGACGAGCCCCGACTCGTAG
- a CDS encoding sensor histidine kinase translates to MDEERTHGRGRPGPWWWHGPPPWHRHREGPQAGAEVVSGGVRWPWRSTVLVTVLVLVGSNFAAHAQGSGRAPLDAYARVLLLVASGLLLWRWRRPVTVVFGTAAAAALYLGAGYPYGPVFLTVAVACFAAVVAGHRRAAWTALGLLWAVHLLVAHWLYRWLPPAGDDPASFGQEIVVAGWALAIVAVAELVRIRREQWSRERAERAHAARRRADEERLRIARELHDVLAHSLSLINVQSGVGLALLDSDPEQARTALTTIKAASKEALGEVRQVLDSLRAPGEAPRTPAPGLDRLPELVEQAARAGLAVEVTGEPPRLPPHTDLAAFRIVQEALTNVVRHSGSRHARVRLGRDGGTLRLRIDDDGPATGAEAGGSGNGLAGMRERAAALGGTIEAGPRPGGGFRVFAVLPMGAGEDR, encoded by the coding sequence ATGGACGAGGAGCGGACGCACGGCCGGGGCCGCCCGGGCCCGTGGTGGTGGCACGGGCCGCCGCCCTGGCACCGCCACCGGGAGGGTCCGCAGGCCGGAGCCGAGGTGGTCTCGGGTGGCGTGCGGTGGCCCTGGCGGTCCACCGTGCTGGTCACCGTCCTCGTCCTCGTCGGGTCGAACTTCGCGGCCCACGCGCAGGGATCCGGCCGGGCGCCGCTCGACGCCTACGCGCGCGTGCTGCTGCTGGTCGCCTCCGGGCTGCTGCTGTGGCGGTGGCGCCGGCCCGTGACCGTCGTGTTCGGGACCGCGGCCGCCGCCGCCCTCTACCTCGGCGCCGGCTATCCGTACGGACCGGTGTTCCTGACCGTGGCCGTGGCCTGCTTCGCCGCCGTCGTCGCCGGGCACCGGCGAGCGGCCTGGACGGCGTTGGGTCTGTTGTGGGCCGTCCATCTGCTGGTCGCGCACTGGCTCTACCGGTGGCTGCCGCCCGCCGGCGACGACCCGGCGTCCTTCGGGCAGGAGATCGTCGTCGCGGGATGGGCCCTGGCGATCGTGGCGGTCGCCGAGCTGGTCCGGATCCGGCGTGAGCAGTGGTCCCGCGAGCGGGCCGAGCGCGCCCATGCGGCCCGTCGGCGCGCCGACGAGGAACGGTTGCGCATCGCCCGTGAACTGCACGACGTCCTCGCGCACAGCCTCTCGCTGATCAACGTGCAGTCGGGGGTGGGGCTCGCGCTCCTCGACTCCGATCCGGAACAGGCGCGCACGGCGCTCACCACCATCAAGGCCGCCAGCAAGGAGGCGCTCGGCGAGGTCCGGCAGGTGCTGGACAGCCTCCGGGCGCCGGGGGAAGCGCCGCGTACCCCCGCCCCCGGCCTGGACCGGCTGCCCGAGCTGGTGGAACAGGCGGCCCGCGCGGGTCTGGCGGTCGAGGTGACCGGTGAACCGCCCCGGCTGCCGCCGCACACGGACCTCGCCGCCTTCCGCATCGTGCAGGAAGCACTCACCAACGTCGTCCGGCACTCGGGTTCGCGCCACGCGCGCGTGCGGCTCGGACGCGACGGCGGCACCCTGCGGCTGCGGATCGACGACGACGGGCCGGCGACCGGCGCGGAGGCGGGCGGCAGCGGCAACGGCCTCGCCGGGATGCGGGAGCGGGCCGCGGCGCTCGGTGGCACGATCGAGGCCGGGCCACGGCCCGGCGGAGGCTTCCGGGTGTTCGCCGTACTGCCCATGGGGGCGGGGGAGGACCGGTGA
- a CDS encoding MFS transporter, which produces MTSPLPSPASPLPEGRWTSRLWGTLLVLCAAMFLDALDVSMVGVALPSIGSDLGLTTSTLQWIVSGYILGYGGLLLLGGRTADLLGRRQVFLIALGVFALASLLGGLVDSGPLLIASRFVKGLSAAFTAPAGLSIITTTFPEGPLRNRALSIYTTCAATGFSMGLVLSGLLTEASWRLTMLLPAPIALIALIAGLKLLPRSTREKDHDGYDVPGAVLGTASMLLLVFTVVQAPEAGWTSARTLLSFLAVAVLLTVFVLVERRSAGPLIRLGVLRSGSQIRAQLGAMAFFGSYVGFQFLATLYMQTLLGWSALHTALAFLPAGALVAVSSTKVGSIVDRFGTPRLIAAGFAFMVAGYALFLRVDLDPVYAAVILPTMLLIGAACALVFPSLNIQATNGVADHEQGMVSGLLNTSVQVGGAIFLAVVTAVVTAGAPADPTPQAVLDSYRPGLAVVTLIAAAGLLITLPGLRTRRALGSVVVARSTVPEPDAEPVGARD; this is translated from the coding sequence ATGACCTCTCCGCTCCCCTCCCCCGCGTCCCCTCTCCCCGAGGGCCGCTGGACGTCCCGGCTGTGGGGCACCCTGCTGGTGCTGTGCGCAGCGATGTTCCTGGACGCGCTGGACGTGTCGATGGTCGGCGTCGCCCTGCCGTCCATCGGCTCCGACCTCGGCCTGACCACCTCGACCCTGCAATGGATCGTCAGCGGATACATCCTGGGCTACGGCGGGCTGCTCCTCCTGGGCGGCCGCACGGCGGACCTGCTCGGCCGCCGCCAGGTCTTCCTGATCGCCCTCGGCGTCTTCGCGCTCGCCTCGCTGCTCGGCGGACTGGTCGACTCGGGCCCGCTGCTGATCGCGAGCCGGTTCGTCAAGGGGCTGAGCGCGGCCTTCACCGCCCCGGCCGGCCTGTCCATCATCACGACGACGTTCCCCGAGGGCCCGCTGCGCAACCGCGCCCTCTCCATCTACACCACCTGCGCCGCCACCGGCTTCTCGATGGGCCTGGTCCTCTCCGGGCTGCTCACCGAGGCGAGCTGGCGCCTCACCATGCTGCTGCCCGCCCCGATCGCCCTGATCGCCCTGATCGCCGGTCTCAAGCTGCTGCCGCGCAGCACCCGCGAGAAGGACCACGACGGCTACGACGTGCCCGGCGCCGTCCTCGGCACCGCGTCGATGCTGCTCCTCGTCTTCACCGTGGTCCAGGCACCGGAGGCCGGCTGGACGTCCGCGCGCACCCTGCTGTCGTTCCTCGCCGTCGCCGTCCTGCTGACCGTCTTCGTCCTCGTCGAGCGGCGCTCGGCGGGTCCGCTGATCCGGCTCGGCGTCCTGCGCTCCGGCAGCCAGATCCGCGCCCAGCTCGGCGCGATGGCCTTCTTCGGCTCGTACGTCGGCTTCCAGTTCCTGGCCACCCTGTACATGCAGACGCTGCTCGGCTGGTCGGCGCTGCACACGGCGCTCGCCTTCCTGCCCGCCGGCGCGCTGGTGGCGGTGTCCTCGACCAAGGTCGGCTCGATCGTCGACCGGTTCGGCACTCCTCGGCTGATCGCGGCCGGCTTCGCCTTCATGGTCGCCGGATACGCGCTGTTCCTGCGCGTCGATCTCGACCCGGTGTACGCGGCGGTGATCCTGCCGACGATGCTGCTGATCGGCGCGGCCTGCGCCCTGGTCTTCCCCTCGCTCAACATCCAGGCCACCAACGGCGTCGCCGACCACGAGCAGGGCATGGTGTCGGGGCTGCTCAACACCTCGGTGCAGGTGGGCGGCGCGATCTTCCTGGCGGTGGTGACGGCGGTGGTGACCGCGGGCGCCCCGGCCGACCCCACCCCGCAGGCCGTCCTCGACAGTTACCGGCCCGGGCTGGCGGTGGTGACGCTGATCGCCGCAGCGGGCCTGCTCATCACCCTGCCGGGACTGCGCACCCGGCGCGCCCTCGGCTCGGTCGTGGTGGCCAGGTCCACCGTGCCCGAGCCGGACGCGGAGCCCGTGGGGGCCCGCGACTAG
- the htpG gene encoding molecular chaperone HtpG — translation MSTETFEFQVEARQLLQLMIHSVYSNKDVFLRELVSNASDALDKLRLAALRDDAPGADVSDLHIEIDIDAESRTLTVRDNGIGMSYDEVGRLIGTIANSGTAKFAQELREAQEEAGAEGLIGQFGVGFYSGFMVADEMTLLTRRAGENHGTRWSSRGEGTYTLARVDDAPQGTSVTLHLKPADADDQLHDYTAEWTIREIVKRYSDFITWPIRLVPKAASGDTGGEDAAQDGDAPESAGTASAPETLNSMKALWARSRDEVSDDEYHELYKHISHDWREPLETVRLQAEGTFEYQALLFLPSHAPHDLYNQNYQRGVQLYVKRVFIMDDCEALLPPYLRFVKGVVDAADLSLNVSREILQQDRHIRMMQRRLTKKVVSTVKDMMTSAPDRYATFWREFGAVLKEGLLSDSDNRDTLLAVSSFATTHSEDEPTTLKGYLERMKDGQEAVYYLTGESRQSIENSPHMEAFRAKGIEVLLLTDPVDEVWVDAVGEFEGKPLRSVAKGEVHLGGQDDEKADAEREKQGEEFAGLVGWMKEQLAEEVKEVRLSSRLTVSPACIVSDAHDLTPALENMYRAMGQEVPRALRILELNPDHVLVKGLNQAYKERDDRAGLAETAELLHGLAVLAEGGRPKEPGRFVKLVADHLERAL, via the coding sequence ATGTCGACCGAAACCTTTGAGTTCCAGGTAGAGGCCCGTCAGCTGTTGCAGCTGATGATCCACTCGGTCTACTCGAACAAGGACGTCTTTCTCCGTGAACTCGTGTCCAACGCCTCGGACGCGCTGGACAAGCTGCGCCTGGCCGCGCTGCGGGACGACGCGCCCGGCGCGGACGTCTCGGACCTGCACATCGAGATCGACATCGACGCGGAGTCCCGCACCCTGACGGTGCGCGACAACGGGATCGGGATGTCGTACGACGAGGTCGGCCGGCTCATCGGCACGATCGCCAACTCGGGCACGGCGAAGTTCGCGCAGGAGCTGCGCGAGGCCCAGGAGGAGGCCGGGGCCGAGGGGCTCATCGGGCAGTTCGGCGTCGGCTTCTACTCCGGCTTCATGGTGGCCGACGAGATGACGCTGCTGACCCGGCGGGCCGGCGAGAACCACGGGACCCGCTGGTCCTCGCGCGGCGAGGGCACCTACACGCTGGCCCGGGTGGACGACGCGCCGCAGGGCACGTCCGTCACCCTCCACCTGAAGCCGGCCGACGCGGACGACCAACTGCACGACTACACGGCGGAATGGACGATCAGGGAGATCGTCAAGCGCTACTCGGACTTCATCACCTGGCCCATCCGGCTCGTCCCCAAGGCGGCCTCCGGCGACACCGGGGGCGAGGACGCCGCCCAGGACGGCGACGCCCCGGAGAGCGCGGGCACCGCGTCCGCGCCCGAGACGCTGAACTCGATGAAGGCCCTGTGGGCGCGCTCGCGCGACGAGGTCTCCGACGACGAGTACCACGAGCTGTACAAGCACATCAGCCACGACTGGCGCGAGCCCCTGGAGACCGTCCGGCTCCAGGCGGAGGGCACCTTCGAGTACCAGGCGCTGCTGTTCCTCCCCTCGCACGCCCCGCACGACCTGTACAACCAGAACTACCAGCGCGGTGTGCAGCTGTACGTGAAGCGCGTCTTCATCATGGACGACTGCGAGGCGCTGCTTCCGCCGTACCTGCGCTTCGTCAAGGGCGTGGTCGACGCGGCGGACCTCTCGCTGAACGTCTCGCGCGAGATCCTCCAGCAGGACCGCCACATCCGGATGATGCAGCGCCGGCTCACCAAGAAGGTCGTGTCGACGGTCAAGGACATGATGACCTCGGCCCCCGACCGCTACGCCACCTTCTGGCGGGAGTTCGGCGCCGTCCTGAAGGAAGGGCTGCTGAGCGATTCCGACAACCGGGACACGCTCCTCGCGGTCTCCTCGTTCGCGACCACGCACAGCGAGGACGAGCCGACCACGCTGAAGGGCTACCTGGAGCGGATGAAGGACGGGCAGGAGGCCGTCTACTACCTGACCGGCGAGTCCCGGCAGAGCATCGAGAACTCTCCGCACATGGAGGCGTTCCGGGCGAAGGGCATCGAGGTCCTGCTCCTGACCGACCCGGTCGACGAGGTGTGGGTCGACGCGGTGGGCGAGTTCGAGGGGAAGCCGCTGCGGTCCGTCGCGAAGGGCGAGGTCCACCTCGGTGGCCAGGACGACGAGAAGGCCGACGCCGAGCGGGAGAAGCAGGGCGAGGAGTTCGCCGGACTGGTCGGCTGGATGAAGGAGCAACTGGCCGAGGAGGTCAAGGAGGTGCGGCTGTCCTCGCGCCTCACGGTGTCGCCGGCCTGCATCGTCTCCGACGCGCACGACCTCACCCCGGCGCTGGAGAACATGTACCGCGCGATGGGGCAGGAGGTGCCGCGCGCCCTGCGGATCCTCGAACTCAACCCCGATCACGTCCTGGTGAAGGGCCTGAACCAGGCCTACAAGGAGCGCGACGACCGTGCGGGGCTCGCCGAGACCGCCGAACTGCTGCACGGGCTCGCGGTGCTGGCCGAGGGCGGCCGGCCCAAGGAGCCCGGCCGGTTCGTGAAGCTGGTCGCCGACCACCTGGAACGGGCCCTGTAG
- a CDS encoding SIS domain-containing protein: MTHVEDELTDQPACWTRVAGEVPRYADALPGPGERVAVVGCGTSYFMAQAAAALREGAGHGETDAFAASEFPHGRAYDRVVALTRSGTTTEVVALLARLRGHTRTSAVTADPRTPVVETADQVVVLDYADERSVVQTRFATTALTLFRAHLGLHTGAVVTDARTALAEPLPQGLVDCRQFTFLGRGWTVGLANEAALKMREASLSWTEAYPAMEYRHGPISIATGSTVTWMLGDAPDGLARQVTDTGARWVPGELDPLAELVRAQRLAVAVAAARGLDPDRPRHLTRSVVLHP; this comes from the coding sequence ATGACCCACGTCGAGGACGAACTGACCGACCAGCCCGCGTGCTGGACCCGTGTCGCGGGCGAAGTCCCCCGGTACGCGGACGCGTTGCCGGGCCCCGGGGAGCGGGTGGCCGTCGTCGGCTGCGGCACCTCGTACTTCATGGCCCAGGCGGCGGCCGCCCTGCGGGAGGGAGCCGGGCACGGCGAGACCGACGCCTTCGCGGCGTCGGAGTTCCCCCACGGCCGCGCCTACGACCGGGTCGTCGCCCTGACCCGCTCCGGCACCACCACCGAGGTCGTGGCCCTCCTCGCCCGGCTGCGCGGACACACCCGCACGAGCGCGGTCACCGCCGACCCGCGCACCCCGGTCGTGGAGACCGCCGACCAGGTCGTGGTCCTGGACTACGCCGACGAACGCTCCGTCGTGCAGACCCGGTTCGCCACCACCGCGCTCACCCTGTTCCGCGCCCACCTCGGACTGCACACCGGGGCCGTCGTCACCGACGCCCGCACCGCGCTCGCCGAACCCCTCCCGCAAGGGCTCGTGGACTGCCGTCAGTTCACCTTCCTGGGACGCGGCTGGACCGTGGGCCTCGCCAACGAGGCCGCCCTGAAGATGCGCGAGGCCTCGCTCTCCTGGACCGAGGCCTATCCCGCCATGGAGTACCGGCACGGCCCCATCAGCATCGCCACCGGCTCCACGGTGACCTGGATGCTGGGCGACGCCCCCGACGGTCTCGCCCGGCAGGTGACCGACACCGGGGCGCGATGGGTGCCGGGGGAACTCGACCCGCTGGCCGAACTGGTCCGCGCCCAGCGCCTCGCCGTGGCCGTCGCCGCCGCGCGCGGCCTCGACCCGGACCGGCCGCGGCACCTCACCCGCTCCGTCGTCCTCCACCCCTGA